The following coding sequences lie in one Sesamum indicum cultivar Zhongzhi No. 13 linkage group LG9, S_indicum_v1.0, whole genome shotgun sequence genomic window:
- the LOC105170942 gene encoding COP9 signalosome complex subunit 2 translates to MGSDADMEDYGFEYSDEEPEEQDVDIENQYYNSKGLVETDPEAALEGFAEVVRMEPEKAEWGFKALKQTVKLYYKLGKYKEMMDAYRDMLTYIKSAVTRNYSEKCINNIMDFISGSASQNFGLLQEFYQTTLKALEEAKNERLWFKTNLKLCKIWFDIGEYGRMSKILKELHKSCQKEDGTDDQKKGTQLLEVYAIEIQMYTETKNNKKLKELYQKALSVKSAIPHPRIMGIIRECGGKMHMAERQWAEAATDFFEAFKNYDEAGNQRRIQCLKYLVLANMLMESEVNPFDGQEAKPYKNDPEILAMTNLIAAYQRNEILEFERILKSNRRTIMDDPFIRNYIEDLLKNVRTQVLLKLIKPYTRIRIPFISKELNVPEKDVEELLVSLILDNRIQGHIDQVNRLLERGDRSKGMKKYTAIDKWNTQLKSLYQTVGNRVC, encoded by the exons ATGGGTTCCG ATGCTGATATGGAGGATTATGGGTTTGAGTACTCGGACGAGGAGCCGGAGGAACAGGATGTAGATATTGAGAATCAGTATTACAATTCTAAAG GCTTGGTTGAAACGGACCCAGAAGCAGCACTTGAAGGTTTCGCAGAAGTGGTGCGGATGGAACCTGAAAAGGCTGAATG GGGATTTAAAGCTTTGAAACAAACTGTTAAGCTTTACTATAAGCTTGGGAAGTACAAAGAAATGATGGATGCATACAGAGACATGTTAACTTATATTAAATCTGCAGTGACTCGAAACTATAGTGAGAAATGCATAAACAATATCATGGATTTCATTTCTGGATCTGCTAGTCAGAACTTTGGTCTACTGCAAGAGTTTTATCAAACCACCTTGAAGGCCCTTGAAGAGGCCAAGAATgag AGATTATGGTTCAAGACAAATCTGAAGTTGTGCAAAATATGGTTTGATATTGGTGAATACGGGCGGATGAGTAAG ATATTGAAGGAGCTTCACAAATCTTGTCAAAAAGAAGATGGTACTGATGATCAGAAGAAAGGCACCCAATTGTTGGAAGTGTATGCAATTGAGATCCAAATGTACACTGAGactaaaaacaacaaaaaactgAAG GAACTATATCAGAAGGCATTATCTGTCAAATCTGCTATTCCTCATCCAAGAATCATGGGCATAATTCGTGAATGCGGTGGAAAAATGCATATGGCAGAGCGACAGTGGGCAGAAGCAGCCACTGATTTCTTTGAAGCTTTTAAGAATTATGATGAAGCTGGGAACCAGAGGCGCATCCAATGTCTAAA GTACTTGGTTTTAGCAAATATGCTGATGGAATCAGAGGTAAACCCGTTTGATGGTCAAGAGGCAAAGCC atataaaaatgatcCTGAGATTTTGGCAATGACAAACCTAATAGCAGCATATCAGAGGAATGAGATTTTGGAGtttgaaagaattttgaaG AGTAACAGAAGGACAATAATGGATGATCCATTTATTCGAAATTACATTGAAGATCTCCTGAAGAATGTGAGAACGCAAGTGTTGCTTAAGCTCATTAAGCCTTACACAAGAATTCGGATCCCCTTTATATCAAAG GAGCTTAATGTGCCAGAGAAGGATGTTGAGGAGTTGTTAGTCTCCCTTATCCTGGATAATCGGATTCAGGGGCACATTGATCAAGTGAATCGGCTTCTAGAGCGTGGTGACAG GTCAAAGGGAATGAAGAAGTACACTGCAATAGACAAATGGAACACACAGCTTAAGTCCCTATACCAAACTGTTGGCAACCGCGTATGTTGA
- the LOC105170943 gene encoding calmodulin-7 has translation MADQLTDDQISEFKEAFSLFDKDGDGCITTKELGTVMRSLGQNPTEAELQDMINEVDADGNGTIDFPEFLNLMARKMKDTDSEEELKEAFRVFDKDQNGFISAAELRHVMTNLGEKLTDEEVDEMIREADVDGDGQINYEEFVKVMMAK, from the exons ATGGCGGATCAGCTGACCGACGATCAGATCTCCGAGTTCAAAGAAGCTTTCTCCCTATTCGACAAAGACGGCGACG GCTGTATAACTACCAAGGAGCTCGGGACTGTGATGCGCTCTTTGGGACAGAACCCCACAGAGGCTGAACTTCAGGATATGATCAATGAGGTTGATGCTGATGGCAATGGGACAATTGACTTCCCTGAGTTCCTTAACCTGATGGCTCGTAAGATGAAGGATACTGACTCCGAAGAGGAGCTTAAGGAAGCTTTCAGAGTTTTTGACAAGGATCAGAATGGATTTATTTCTGCAGCTGAACTTCGCCATGTCATGACGAATCTTGGGGAGAAGCTGACTGATGAGGAGGTCGATGAGATGATCCGTGAGGCTGATGTGGATGGTGATGGGCAGATCAACTATGAGGAGTTCGTCAAGGTCATGATGGCCAAGTGA
- the LOC105170944 gene encoding calmodulin-7, with the protein MADQLTDDQISEFKEAFSLFDKDGDGCITTKELGTVMRSLGQNPTEAELQDMINEVDADGNGTIDFPEFLNLMARKMKDTDSEEELKEAFRVFDKDQNGFISAAELRHVMTNLGEKLTDEEVDEMIREADVDGDGQINYEEFVKVMMAKRRKKRMESSRRDMEATTSERVYGSVRRRKRDKFRDCSIL; encoded by the exons ATGGCGGATCAGTTGACGGACGATCAGATCTCCGAATTCAAGGAAGCTTTCTCTCTATTCGACAAGGATGGCGACG GTTGCATCACTACAAAGGAGCTCGGGACTGTGATGCGATCTTTGGGGCAGAACCCCACGGAGGCTGAACTTCAGGATATGATCAATGAGGTTGATGCTGATGGAAATGGGACTATTGACTTCCCCGAGTTCCTCAACTTGATGGCTCGTAAGATGAAGGACACTGATTCTGAGGAGGAGCTCAAGGAAGCTTTCAGAGTTTTTGACAAGGACCAGAACGGATTCATTTCTGCAGCTGAACTTCGCCATGTCATGACAAATCTAGGGGAGAAGCTAACTGATGAGGAGGTTGATGAGATGATCCGTGAGGCCGATGTGGACGGTGATGGTCAGATCAACTACGAGGAGTTCGTCAAGGTCATGATGGCCAA ACGGCGCAAGAAAAGGATGGAATCAAGCAGGCGAGACATGGAGGCAACGACAAGCGAAAGGGTCTACGGTAGCGTGAGACGCCGGAAGAGGGACAAGTTCCGTGACTGTTCCATCCTCTAA